A section of the bacterium genome encodes:
- a CDS encoding HAD-IIB family hydrolase encodes MTERLKPLAAWPRESARALAVLFTDIDDTISSGGRITAEAYAALWKAREAGLRVVPVTGRPAGWCDHIARMWPVDGVIGENGGLVFRLEEGRMARHFLYDGATRARFRVRLEAVREEILRRVPGAGIASDQAYREYDLAVDFCEDVPRLPLEEAQRIKAIFEEHGATAKISSIHVNGWFG; translated from the coding sequence GTGACGGAGCGGCTCAAGCCCCTGGCCGCTTGGCCGCGGGAATCGGCCCGCGCCCTGGCCGTGCTCTTCACCGACATCGACGACACCATCTCGAGCGGGGGCCGCATCACGGCGGAGGCCTACGCCGCCCTCTGGAAGGCACGCGAGGCCGGCCTGCGCGTGGTGCCGGTCACGGGGCGCCCGGCCGGCTGGTGCGACCACATCGCCCGCATGTGGCCCGTGGACGGCGTGATCGGGGAGAACGGCGGCCTGGTTTTCCGCCTGGAGGAGGGGCGCATGGCCCGCCACTTCCTCTACGACGGGGCGACCCGCGCCCGCTTCCGCGTCCGCCTGGAGGCGGTGCGGGAGGAGATCCTGCGCCGCGTGCCCGGCGCCGGCATCGCCAGCGACCAAGCCTACCGCGAGTACGACCTGGCCGTGGATTTCTGCGAGGACGTGCCCCGCCTGCCGCTGGAGGAGGCGCAGCGGATCAAGGCCATCTTCGAGGAGCACGGCGCCACGGCCAAGATCAGCTCCATCCACGTCAACGGCTGGTTCGG